From the Paenibacillus sp. FSL H8-0548 genome, one window contains:
- a CDS encoding undecaprenyl-diphosphate phosphatase: MDFFIILKAIILGIVEGLTEFAPVSSTGHMVIVDDMWLQSEAYLTKYVANTFKIVIQLGSILAVVIIFRNRFIDLLGLRSKQNKAEQETSAPQKRLKLTHVLVGLIPAGVVGLLFDDYIDEYLFSIRTVLVGLVIGAVFMIIADRFRPAKTKIESVDQITYKQALSVGLIQCLSLWPGFSRSGSTISGGVLLGMSHRAAADFTFIMAVPIMAGASLLSLAKNWQYFTLESLPFFIAGFLSAFVFALLSIRFFLKLINKIKLIPFAIYRIVLAAVIYIVYF; encoded by the coding sequence ATGGACTTTTTTATTATTTTAAAAGCGATTATTTTGGGTATTGTGGAGGGATTAACGGAGTTTGCCCCCGTTTCCTCTACAGGGCATATGGTCATTGTCGATGATATGTGGCTCCAATCCGAAGCGTATTTGACGAAATATGTTGCGAATACGTTTAAAATCGTCATCCAGCTTGGTTCAATTCTAGCAGTAGTCATTATTTTCCGAAATCGTTTCATTGATCTGCTTGGCTTGCGAAGCAAGCAGAATAAAGCAGAGCAAGAGACTTCGGCGCCTCAAAAAAGACTGAAGCTTACTCATGTTCTGGTTGGCTTGATTCCAGCTGGTGTTGTTGGACTTCTATTCGATGATTACATAGATGAGTATTTATTTTCCATACGCACTGTACTTGTCGGGCTTGTAATTGGAGCTGTATTTATGATTATTGCAGATCGATTCCGTCCAGCGAAGACAAAGATCGAGTCCGTGGACCAAATTACGTACAAGCAGGCTCTCTCTGTTGGTCTGATTCAATGCTTATCGCTTTGGCCAGGCTTTTCCCGTTCGGGATCAACGATTTCTGGCGGTGTGTTACTCGGCATGAGCCATCGTGCAGCTGCTGATTTCACTTTCATTATGGCAGTACCCATTATGGCTGGAGCTAGCTTACTCTCCTTGGCAAAAAACTGGCAGTACTTCACGCTAGAATCTTTGCCGTTCTTTATTGCAGGCTTCCTAAGCGCATTCGTCTTTGCACTTCTTTCCATCCGTTTCTTCTTAAAGCTAATAAACAAAATCAAGCTCATTCCATTTGCTATTTATAGAATCGTGCTTGCTGCTGTCATCTATATCGTTTATTTCTAA
- a CDS encoding DCC1-like thiol-disulfide oxidoreductase family protein produces the protein MRGVKRGDQYQAVYAVLLIDGQCYLCNRITQFVVKRDKAKVFRFATLQSPIGQRLLQEGQLSLVDMNTFVMVQGDDYFIKSDAALRVLSKLDGWWRILYLFIIVPRSLRDVVYDINAQNRFRWFGAPEECLIPTHDLRSRFLEDGVLFASKESEGHLDEK, from the coding sequence GTGAGAGGTGTGAAGCGAGGCGATCAATATCAAGCTGTATATGCTGTGCTGTTAATTGATGGACAATGCTACCTCTGCAATCGGATTACACAATTTGTAGTGAAGAGAGATAAAGCGAAAGTGTTTCGTTTTGCGACACTGCAATCACCGATCGGACAACGGCTGCTGCAGGAGGGGCAGTTGTCTTTAGTGGATATGAATACATTTGTAATGGTTCAGGGAGACGATTATTTTATAAAATCTGATGCTGCTTTACGTGTTCTAAGTAAACTGGATGGTTGGTGGCGAATCTTATATCTATTTATCATTGTCCCTCGATCTTTGCGAGACGTTGTTTATGACATCAATGCTCAAAACCGCTTCCGCTGGTTTGGGGCGCCCGAAGAATGCTTAATACCAACGCATGATTTAAGGAGCAGATTTTTGGAGGATGGTGTTTTATTTGCGAGCAAGGAGAGTGAGGGGCATTTGGATGAAAAATAA
- a CDS encoding Ger(x)C family spore germination protein, whose protein sequence is MGKYSSFQKRCFLSILCSMTLLMQTGCWSKGEIEDLSISVGLGLDQGNETSLEKKFDKLGAGYKKKDLITYTLQIVDKQSESKSGDVKSDSGAKPYLNVSETGDSLFELLREFSTRMERPVIGHHLKVIIINEQLSRKMSMNNLLDFNLRDNDIRPNCLVFMSSGLTKKALEAKGNSVIPSFRIFGMVGNTYRTFKILPPMSLIKVEAKMNAKASYMLQNILAVDGEVKFSGAAVIKGATQKFVGRLNEEELLGVSWIIGKGKGGVVKAYDEKTKQIVAYEIKSMKSKIHSQLKGDQISFNVQIESDGRLSEEWVNQGQTMDAGFIKSVEEAAEKEVKRTIKLGLNKIQKEYKTDVAGFGKRFSIEHPKQWKKVKDDWDELFSEADIRYDVKLKITEMGAKDGH, encoded by the coding sequence ATGGGAAAGTACAGCTCGTTCCAAAAACGTTGCTTTCTTAGCATTCTTTGCAGCATGACACTTCTGATGCAGACGGGCTGCTGGAGCAAGGGGGAAATCGAAGACCTTAGTATTTCTGTTGGTCTTGGACTTGATCAAGGTAATGAAACATCATTAGAGAAAAAATTTGATAAGCTTGGCGCCGGATATAAAAAAAAGGATTTAATTACGTACACATTGCAAATTGTAGATAAGCAATCGGAATCAAAAAGCGGAGACGTGAAAAGTGATTCTGGTGCTAAGCCTTATCTAAATGTATCAGAAACGGGTGATTCGTTATTTGAACTGCTTAGAGAATTTTCCACAAGAATGGAGCGTCCTGTTATTGGTCATCATTTAAAGGTTATTATCATTAACGAGCAGCTGTCCCGAAAAATGAGTATGAACAATCTGCTTGATTTTAATTTGCGAGATAATGATATAAGACCTAATTGTCTTGTGTTTATGAGCAGCGGGCTAACCAAAAAAGCGTTGGAGGCAAAGGGGAATTCAGTTATTCCATCTTTCCGTATTTTTGGAATGGTCGGCAATACTTATCGTACGTTTAAAATATTGCCCCCCATGTCTTTGATTAAGGTTGAAGCTAAGATGAATGCTAAAGCTAGTTATATGCTGCAAAATATATTAGCTGTTGACGGTGAAGTGAAATTCTCTGGTGCAGCAGTCATAAAAGGTGCTACACAAAAATTTGTAGGCAGACTCAATGAGGAAGAATTATTAGGCGTAAGCTGGATTATCGGAAAGGGGAAAGGTGGTGTTGTAAAGGCTTATGATGAGAAGACCAAGCAAATCGTAGCTTATGAAATAAAATCAATGAAAAGTAAAATACACTCGCAGTTAAAGGGTGATCAAATAAGCTTTAATGTCCAAATTGAATCAGATGGCAGATTAAGCGAAGAATGGGTTAACCAGGGTCAAACTATGGATGCTGGTTTTATTAAAAGCGTAGAGGAAGCCGCAGAGAAAGAAGTTAAACGAACGATTAAGTTAGGTTTAAATAAAATTCAAAAAGAATATAAAACAGATGTGGCTGGTTTCGGCAAACGCTTCAGTATTGAGCATCCAAAGCAATGGAAGAAAGTAAAGGACGATTGGGATGAACTATTTAGTGAAGCGGATATTCGCTATGACGTAAAGCTGAAAATAACCGAAATGGGTGCGAAAGACGGGCATTAA
- a CDS encoding tyrosine-type recombinase/integrase: MRRHEVTDSYGIELDLFSIWMKNKGMTKSTHQAYLNDVRYFLQFVHPTEMKLITKMDIMRYMANCREKGTGDEARNRKLSSLRSFFKALIEMEHLSGNPAALIAKSKQEKNRIPVYLEENELETLLQMITGKYYLRNAAIVLLMAYAGLRVGEIHRMNTRDLHQDGSLHILGKGRKWRVMPLPDALQNVLRQALDERKDSRQGKEQPFFVSQFGRRLSIRMIQTIADEIIARLKVEMPSLADKRISSHKLRHSFATMQIRSGTDIRTLQELLGHASIETTQIYTHIDNKQLKNAMNNISSKIPTFINNKIK, encoded by the coding sequence ATGAGACGGCATGAGGTAACGGATAGTTACGGAATTGAATTGGACTTATTTTCTATTTGGATGAAAAATAAAGGAATGACTAAATCTACGCACCAAGCGTATTTGAACGATGTTCGGTATTTTCTGCAATTTGTTCATCCAACCGAGATGAAGCTGATTACGAAAATGGATATTATGCGATATATGGCAAATTGCCGTGAAAAGGGGACAGGGGATGAAGCCCGCAATCGCAAGCTGTCGTCCTTGCGTTCTTTCTTTAAAGCTTTGATTGAGATGGAGCATTTGTCGGGAAACCCCGCAGCGCTTATTGCAAAGTCGAAGCAGGAGAAAAACCGGATTCCGGTTTATTTGGAGGAAAATGAACTGGAAACATTGCTTCAAATGATCACTGGTAAATACTATTTGCGGAATGCTGCGATCGTGCTGCTCATGGCTTACGCTGGCTTGCGGGTCGGAGAAATACACCGCATGAATACGCGGGACCTGCATCAGGACGGATCGCTACATATACTTGGAAAAGGGAGAAAGTGGCGCGTTATGCCGCTTCCTGATGCGTTACAGAACGTGCTGCGTCAAGCGCTTGACGAGCGTAAAGATTCTAGACAGGGAAAGGAACAGCCGTTTTTTGTGTCACAATTCGGGAGAAGGCTTTCCATTCGCATGATTCAGACAATTGCTGATGAGATTATTGCTCGCTTGAAGGTAGAAATGCCCTCACTTGCTGATAAACGAATTTCAAGCCATAAGCTTCGTCACTCATTCGCAACGATGCAAATACGCAGTGGTACCGACATTCGAACGCTGCAGGAGCTGCTTGGCCACGCCAGTATAGAAACCACACAAATATATACACATATCGATAACAAACAGTTAAAGAATGCAATGAATAACATTTCAAGTAAAATACCAACATTTATTAATAATAAAATAAAATGA
- a CDS encoding voltage-gated chloride channel family protein translates to MLKARSLAPLKLTIYMLKWLLISGIVGILTGSASALFLGSLDWVTETRLHQPWLLWFLPAGGALVSLLYLKLGKESGKGNNLIIEQIHSGDGAIPLRMAPLVLVGTLITHLFGGSAGREGTAVQMGGSLSEWVGKWFKLKALDRKIILICGISSGFGAVFGTPLAGTIFGLEVLAIGLISYEALLPCLIASYVGHLVTTAWGIEHIHFAIGSIPPLQWLLLIKIIVAAILFGLAALLFTQLTRGFKKLFSKWIPNPVIKSAVGGFVIIGLVYALGSRQYLGLGIPLIQQAFQEAASPVAFLLKTLFTSLTLGSGFQGGEVTPLFVIGATLGSAIAGLLAAPVPLLAAIGFVSVFSGAAKTPLACFIMGIELFGSEGAIYLFIGCVIAYLCSGRIGIYEAQKLIEVFSSREI, encoded by the coding sequence ATGCTTAAAGCAAGATCATTAGCACCGCTTAAACTTACCATTTACATGCTCAAATGGCTCCTCATTTCAGGAATAGTCGGAATTCTAACGGGCTCCGCTTCTGCCTTATTTCTCGGAAGCCTTGACTGGGTCACTGAAACAAGATTACATCAACCTTGGCTGCTATGGTTCCTTCCTGCAGGGGGAGCGCTAGTAAGTCTTCTATACCTTAAGCTAGGAAAAGAATCAGGAAAAGGAAACAATTTAATTATTGAGCAAATTCACTCCGGTGATGGTGCCATTCCACTGCGAATGGCTCCGCTTGTTCTCGTAGGTACGCTTATTACCCATCTATTCGGAGGATCTGCAGGTCGCGAGGGTACTGCGGTTCAAATGGGAGGCAGCTTATCCGAGTGGGTCGGCAAATGGTTTAAGCTGAAAGCTTTGGATCGCAAAATTATACTCATATGCGGCATCAGCAGCGGCTTTGGCGCTGTATTCGGTACACCCCTAGCAGGAACTATTTTTGGATTAGAGGTACTTGCCATTGGATTAATTAGCTACGAGGCGCTGCTTCCCTGTTTAATTGCCAGCTATGTAGGTCATTTGGTAACGACAGCCTGGGGAATTGAGCATATTCATTTTGCTATCGGCAGTATTCCTCCGCTCCAGTGGCTGCTGCTCATCAAAATCATAGTTGCCGCTATATTATTTGGTTTGGCTGCGCTGCTATTCACACAGCTCACGCGAGGTTTTAAAAAGCTGTTTAGCAAATGGATACCGAATCCTGTTATAAAAAGTGCCGTAGGCGGTTTTGTAATCATTGGGCTTGTCTATGCGCTTGGATCTCGTCAATATTTGGGTCTTGGTATTCCATTAATTCAACAAGCCTTTCAAGAAGCAGCTTCGCCTGTCGCCTTTCTACTAAAAACACTATTTACATCGTTAACACTTGGTAGTGGCTTTCAGGGCGGCGAGGTAACTCCACTCTTCGTTATAGGCGCAACGCTTGGCAGCGCGATCGCAGGTCTTCTTGCAGCACCTGTTCCACTCCTTGCTGCCATTGGCTTCGTCTCCGTCTTTAGCGGTGCTGCCAAAACGCCGCTTGCCTGTTTTATTATGGGGATCGAATTATTCGGCTCCGAAGGGGCCATTTATTTATTTATCGGCTGCGTGATCGCTTACCTCTGCTCTGGTAGAATCGGTATCTATGAAGCCCAAAAACTTATTGAGGTTTTTTCATCCCGAGAAATATAG
- a CDS encoding ATP-dependent DNA helicase gives MNKYPFDFDPKQPFIQQASDWIADVFYEKLPDAGFEIRDEQIYMAFQLERAFADKQTIFAEAGVGTGKTFVYLLYAISYARYTRKPAIIACADESLIEQLVKPEGDIAKLARYLDLTIDARLGKSADQYICLNKLDVARNGQDDAELYDSIYRELPSFVHKPDSMQSFHPYGNRKEYPNLNDDQWNELGWDVFQDCLVCDVRHRCGQTLSRDHYRKAVDVIICSHDFYMEHIWTYEARKREGQLPLLPEYSSVVFDEGHLLETAAQQALTYKLNHAVFEGIVLRLLQEEIRESLAVAVEDAISQSEYLFKMINKDSRKVPASDRKEIIWSDELIREINRLQDTLSVIEEELVFESGLYTIDTYQLKIVEEHLEMIQFALSLFKKEDKPISWVSQDKEGTTLVIMPKWVKEVLKEQVFSRKMPIVFSSATLSVNGSFEYMMDILGMDRSLSFSVPSPYDYDEKMTVALPQTSALLTLKDKVKETYGFLKKSGGKTLILFPSLEQLEQFKEESNKHEDAAAYTFYYEGSSEISYLIEQFQNDEASILCAVTLWEGLDIPGPSLSQVIVWELPFPPNDPVFAARRNDADQPFEQVDMPYMLLRLRQGIGRLIRTREDSGNIVIFGEKMNDSYVREQVESIMPTGVTAS, from the coding sequence GTGAACAAATATCCTTTTGATTTTGACCCGAAACAGCCGTTTATCCAACAAGCAAGCGATTGGATTGCTGATGTTTTTTATGAGAAGCTGCCCGATGCCGGCTTTGAAATTAGAGATGAGCAGATTTATATGGCATTTCAGCTGGAACGCGCGTTTGCAGATAAACAAACTATTTTTGCTGAAGCTGGTGTAGGTACGGGAAAAACGTTCGTCTATTTGCTGTATGCGATTAGCTACGCCCGGTATACTAGAAAGCCGGCCATTATCGCATGTGCTGATGAATCATTAATTGAGCAGCTCGTAAAGCCTGAAGGGGATATTGCGAAGCTGGCCCGTTATTTGGATTTGACCATTGACGCAAGACTTGGAAAATCTGCAGATCAATATATTTGTTTGAATAAGCTGGATGTTGCTAGGAACGGTCAGGATGACGCAGAGCTATACGACAGTATATATCGCGAGCTTCCTAGCTTCGTGCATAAGCCAGATTCGATGCAAAGCTTCCATCCTTACGGAAATCGCAAGGAGTATCCGAACTTAAACGATGATCAGTGGAATGAACTCGGCTGGGATGTATTCCAAGATTGTTTGGTATGTGACGTTAGACATCGCTGTGGACAGACGCTGTCACGGGATCATTATCGCAAAGCTGTTGATGTGATTATATGCTCGCATGATTTCTATATGGAGCATATTTGGACGTATGAGGCTAGAAAACGTGAAGGTCAGCTGCCCTTGCTGCCCGAGTACAGCTCCGTCGTATTTGATGAGGGGCATTTGCTGGAAACTGCTGCTCAGCAGGCGCTAACCTACAAGCTCAATCATGCTGTTTTTGAAGGAATCGTTCTGCGTCTGCTTCAGGAGGAAATTCGTGAATCGCTGGCAGTCGCTGTCGAGGATGCGATTAGTCAAAGTGAGTATTTGTTTAAAATGATAAATAAAGATAGTCGGAAGGTACCTGCTTCGGATCGCAAGGAGATTATTTGGAGCGACGAATTAATTCGTGAAATTAATCGATTGCAGGATACTCTTTCTGTAATTGAAGAGGAGCTCGTCTTCGAAAGCGGACTATACACAATCGATACGTATCAACTGAAAATTGTAGAAGAGCATCTGGAAATGATCCAATTTGCGTTATCGCTGTTCAAGAAAGAGGATAAGCCAATTAGCTGGGTTTCTCAGGATAAAGAAGGAACGACGCTTGTGATCATGCCGAAATGGGTCAAAGAGGTGTTGAAGGAGCAAGTATTTTCTCGTAAAATGCCAATCGTATTCTCTTCTGCGACATTATCAGTTAATGGCTCATTTGAATATATGATGGACATACTCGGAATGGACCGCTCTCTATCTTTCTCTGTACCGTCACCATATGATTATGATGAGAAGATGACTGTAGCGTTACCGCAGACGAGTGCTTTATTGACATTAAAGGATAAAGTAAAGGAAACGTATGGCTTCTTGAAGAAGTCAGGCGGGAAAACTCTTATTCTATTCCCATCGCTAGAGCAGTTGGAGCAATTTAAAGAAGAATCGAACAAGCATGAGGATGCCGCTGCCTATACTTTTTACTACGAGGGATCAAGTGAAATCAGCTATTTGATTGAACAGTTCCAAAACGATGAAGCGAGTATTTTATGCGCGGTAACGCTCTGGGAGGGATTGGATATTCCAGGACCATCGTTATCCCAGGTTATCGTGTGGGAGCTCCCGTTTCCTCCGAACGATCCTGTGTTCGCAGCAAGAAGGAATGATGCAGACCAGCCATTTGAGCAGGTAGACATGCCTTATATGCTGCTGCGGCTTAGACAAGGAATAGGTCGCTTGATTCGGACACGCGAGGATAGTGGCAATATTGTAATTTTCGGAGAGAAAATGAATGACAGCTATGTGAGGGAGCAAGTAGAGAGCATCATGCCAACTGGCGTGACAGCTAGTTAG
- a CDS encoding radical SAM/SPASM domain-containing protein gives MKKFKKFYIETTSICNLSCSFCPPTLRAKGFIKVEDFKKTLDQIKPHTDYIYFHVKGEPMLHPKMDELLDISHEKGFKVNITSNGTLITKNKEKLLNKPALRQINFSLHSFDGHAGSTNKEGYLAEILTFVKEAVATSNVIISFRLWNLDMDNDANQQKNKNRELLGMIEKAFDLDYKIEEKFIPGTGVKIADRIYLNQDPEFKWPDLKEPEYNGKGFCHALRNQAGILIDGTVIPCCLDGEGVINLGNIHDTHFSEIVENDRATKLYEGFSRREAVEELCRKCGYRQRFG, from the coding sequence ATGAAAAAGTTCAAAAAGTTTTATATAGAGACAACAAGCATTTGTAATTTATCATGCAGTTTTTGTCCGCCTACGCTTCGTGCGAAGGGGTTTATTAAAGTAGAGGACTTCAAAAAAACACTCGATCAAATTAAGCCGCACACCGATTATATTTACTTCCATGTGAAAGGTGAGCCGATGCTGCATCCGAAAATGGATGAGCTGCTCGATATCAGCCATGAGAAGGGCTTTAAAGTAAATATTACATCAAATGGAACACTGATTACTAAAAACAAAGAGAAGCTGTTAAATAAACCGGCGCTGCGCCAAATTAATTTTTCACTGCACAGCTTTGATGGTCATGCTGGCTCGACCAATAAAGAGGGCTATCTTGCGGAAATTTTAACGTTCGTTAAAGAAGCGGTAGCCACTAGCAATGTTATTATTTCGTTTCGATTATGGAATTTGGACATGGATAATGATGCTAATCAGCAAAAAAATAAAAATCGCGAGCTGCTCGGCATGATTGAAAAGGCATTCGATCTCGATTACAAAATTGAGGAGAAGTTTATTCCAGGCACGGGCGTTAAGATTGCAGATCGTATTTATTTGAACCAAGATCCTGAATTCAAATGGCCTGATTTGAAGGAGCCCGAATATAATGGCAAAGGTTTCTGTCATGCGCTCCGCAATCAGGCAGGCATTCTTATAGATGGAACGGTTATTCCTTGCTGCTTAGATGGAGAGGGAGTCATTAATTTGGGCAACATTCATGACACTCACTTCTCAGAGATTGTTGAAAATGATAGAGCAACCAAGCTGTACGAGGGCTTCTCTAGACGGGAAGCAGTTGAAGAGCTATGCCGCAAATGCGGCTATCGTCAGCGCTTTGGCTGA
- a CDS encoding spore germination protein — protein MKSSFKDRITTIQTAVIISNFMLGSGILTLPRAAAEKVETPDIWLSVIIGGLVAIAAGIIMAVLSRSHAGKTVFQYNQVLLGKWIGGFLGLCFVVYFFTTSAYQLRAMAEVTGLFLLEGTPSWAIMMVFMWVSLYLMIGGINPIARLFEIILPLTIVIYLLVMFMSLRIFEWDNLRPFLGQGLMPVLAGVKSTSLSFLGVEVILVLTAFMNTPDKSIKAVVYGTAIPLLLYLLTVIVVIGGLSLEGVLTRAWPTLDLIRSYEFPGLIFERFESLLLVIWIMQIYSTFTITYFVAALGISQIFKVSIRKCLYILLPIVFIISTLPQNINVLFKLGDLLGQTALYLFLPIPILLLLLTKWRKRSNG, from the coding sequence ATGAAAAGTAGCTTTAAGGATCGAATAACGACTATTCAAACAGCTGTAATCATATCCAACTTTATGCTGGGCTCCGGTATACTTACGCTGCCGAGGGCAGCAGCCGAAAAAGTTGAAACTCCCGATATATGGCTTTCTGTCATTATCGGTGGATTAGTTGCGATTGCAGCAGGAATAATAATGGCTGTTTTATCCCGAAGTCATGCTGGGAAGACTGTATTTCAATACAATCAAGTGCTGTTGGGTAAATGGATTGGCGGTTTTCTCGGATTATGTTTCGTCGTTTACTTTTTTACGACCTCCGCATATCAACTGCGCGCGATGGCTGAAGTAACTGGTTTGTTTTTGCTGGAAGGTACTCCATCCTGGGCGATTATGATGGTTTTTATGTGGGTGAGCTTATATTTGATGATTGGCGGGATTAATCCGATAGCTAGGTTGTTTGAAATTATTCTCCCTTTAACCATCGTCATTTATTTGCTAGTTATGTTCATGTCCCTTCGAATTTTTGAATGGGATAATTTAAGGCCTTTTTTGGGCCAAGGCTTGATGCCTGTGCTGGCTGGCGTGAAATCCACTTCCTTATCTTTCTTGGGCGTAGAAGTAATATTAGTTTTAACTGCGTTTATGAATACACCTGATAAATCGATTAAAGCGGTGGTATATGGGACTGCAATTCCGCTGCTGTTATATTTACTCACGGTTATTGTTGTCATAGGCGGCCTTTCATTAGAGGGTGTGTTAACGAGAGCATGGCCGACACTCGATCTAATACGAAGCTATGAATTTCCGGGGTTGATCTTTGAGAGGTTTGAGTCGCTTTTACTTGTGATCTGGATTATGCAAATTTATTCAACCTTCACCATTACGTACTTTGTAGCTGCCCTCGGCATCTCTCAAATATTTAAGGTCTCGATCCGGAAATGTTTGTACATCTTATTGCCAATTGTGTTTATTATTTCAACGCTTCCGCAAAATATTAACGTATTGTTCAAGCTTGGCGATTTGCTGGGGCAAACAGCTTTGTATTTATTCCTCCCCATACCAATTCTATTGTTGCTATTGACGAAATGGAGAAAAAGGAGTAATGGCTGA
- a CDS encoding DUF5658 family protein — translation MRHMHLICDLIAISFHYGGIWAIAMIKHWDLKPLLFGLLFLCFADAAFTDIGLRLQVIDELNPLVKSIYEWNIIAYYSMKVILPLLLILIYYRTSRRVWINPCILLTALLYFIVNIYHFLWFSFGIQAGSITLDLF, via the coding sequence ATGAGACATATGCATTTAATATGCGATTTAATCGCAATTTCGTTCCATTACGGAGGTATCTGGGCCATCGCTATGATCAAACATTGGGATTTAAAGCCACTGCTCTTCGGTTTGCTTTTTCTATGCTTTGCTGATGCTGCTTTTACTGACATTGGCTTGCGATTGCAGGTCATTGACGAATTAAACCCACTTGTAAAAAGTATTTATGAATGGAATATCATTGCCTATTACTCGATGAAGGTAATCCTCCCACTGCTCCTGATCCTTATTTATTACCGGACAAGCAGACGTGTATGGATAAACCCTTGTATTCTTCTTACTGCTCTACTCTACTTTATCGTAAATATTTATCACTTCCTTTGGTTTTCCTTTGGCATACAAGCCGGGTCTATTACACTTGATCTTTTCTAA
- a CDS encoding spore germination protein — protein MFYEQKNNHSDITIREFLIGKQGVKAAIIFTNCLADLVTIDQHILRALMSLREQDVPISESYLINQVLSVSYISLSDDMDVILPKILIGSTALIIDGLSNAILIKTANSHSRSIEEPISEALVRGPRTGFNETLSDNTALLRKHGENASLSLISMQVGARAKKGLIIAYIKDLADPALVEEVQRRVSKISIDNLPESGYVEQLIEDNFLSPFPQVQSTERPDRVIGALMEGRVAILLDGTPFALIVPVTFSMLLQSPEDYYERWLAGTLLRMLRFFAALIALLTPALYISFIAFHPGLIPTKLAISIIGARVGVPFSSLIEALIMEVAIEILREAGLRLPKPIGPAMGIVGGLIIGEAAVQAGIVSPILVIVVSVTAISSFAIPQYSAGITLRMLRFAAMFCSAAFGMYGVVLFFLLLLSHIVKLKSFGIPYASPAVPYSLSDWKDFFVRMPIFMMKKRPEMLQNTDSKRQKK, from the coding sequence ATGTTTTATGAACAAAAAAATAATCATTCGGATATTACTATACGTGAGTTTTTGATAGGAAAGCAAGGCGTGAAGGCAGCAATTATATTTACAAATTGCTTAGCTGATCTTGTGACAATTGATCAACATATTCTGAGAGCATTGATGTCCTTGCGAGAGCAGGATGTGCCAATTTCCGAATCCTATTTGATCAATCAGGTATTATCGGTAAGCTATATTTCGTTATCCGATGACATGGATGTCATTCTACCTAAAATATTGATTGGATCGACTGCACTCATCATTGACGGTTTATCGAATGCGATATTGATCAAAACCGCAAATAGTCATTCTCGCAGCATTGAAGAGCCTATTTCGGAGGCACTAGTCAGAGGGCCGCGAACGGGCTTTAATGAAACCTTGTCGGATAATACAGCGCTTTTGCGTAAACACGGGGAAAACGCGAGTCTATCCTTGATCAGTATGCAGGTCGGGGCCCGCGCCAAAAAGGGGCTCATTATTGCTTATATCAAGGACCTAGCTGACCCTGCTTTAGTAGAGGAGGTACAGCGTCGTGTCAGTAAAATAAGTATAGATAATTTGCCGGAATCCGGTTATGTAGAGCAACTAATTGAAGATAATTTTTTAAGCCCCTTTCCGCAGGTACAAAGTACAGAAAGACCAGATCGTGTTATCGGTGCTTTAATGGAGGGAAGAGTCGCTATTTTGCTGGACGGTACACCATTTGCGTTAATTGTTCCCGTAACGTTTAGTATGCTTCTGCAATCTCCAGAGGATTATTACGAAAGATGGCTTGCGGGAACGCTCCTTCGCATGCTGAGATTTTTTGCTGCATTAATCGCTTTACTTACTCCTGCCTTGTATATTTCCTTTATTGCTTTTCATCCGGGATTAATTCCGACAAAGCTGGCGATTTCAATTATTGGTGCAAGAGTGGGTGTGCCTTTTTCCTCTTTGATTGAGGCATTGATTATGGAGGTTGCGATTGAGATTTTACGTGAAGCAGGGCTCCGGCTGCCTAAGCCGATCGGACCGGCGATGGGCATCGTAGGAGGCTTGATTATTGGTGAGGCAGCTGTTCAAGCTGGAATTGTAAGTCCAATTCTAGTTATTGTAGTTTCGGTAACAGCGATTTCCTCCTTTGCGATTCCACAATATAGTGCAGGTATCACACTCCGCATGCTTCGATTTGCCGCTATGTTCTGCTCAGCAGCCTTCGGGATGTATGGCGTGGTTTTATTTTTCTTATTGCTGCTATCGCATATCGTTAAATTGAAGAGCTTTGGTATTCCATATGCAAGCCCAGCCGTACCTTATAGCTTGAGTGATTGGAAGGACTTTTTTGTGCGAATGCCTATTTTTATGATGAAGAAAAGACCGGAAATGCTTCAAAACACCGATAGCAAGAGACAAAAGAAGTAA